The Meriones unguiculatus strain TT.TT164.6M chromosome 1, Bangor_MerUng_6.1, whole genome shotgun sequence genome has a segment encoding these proteins:
- the Ccl21 gene encoding C-C motif chemokine 21, translating into MAQTLALSLLSLLLALCVPWTEGSDGGGQDCCLKYSQRKIPYSIVRGYRKQEPSLGCPIPAILFSPRKHSQADLCANPAEDWVQKLMKRLDRPPAPGKQSPGCRKNRGTSKSGKKGKGSKGCKGSEQTPRGP; encoded by the exons ATGGCTCAGACACTGGCTCTGAGCCTCCTCAGCCTGCTCCTGGCTCTCTGCGTCCCCTGGACCGAAG GCAGTGATGGAGGAGGCCAGGACTGCTGCCTTAAGTACAGCCAGAGGAAGATTCCCTATAGTATTGTCCGAGGGTACAGGAAGCAAGAACCCAGCTTAGGCTGCCCCATCCCGGCCATCCT GTTCTCACCCCGGAAGCACTCTCAGGCTGACCTGTGTGCAAACCCTGCGGAAGACTGGGTGCAGAAGCTGATGAAACGCCTGGACCGGCCTCCAGCCCCGGGGAAGCAGAGCCCGGGCTGCAGGAAGAACAGAGGGACCTCCAAGtctggaaagaagggaaagggctCCAAAGGCTGCAAGGG GTCTGAGCAGACTCCAAGAGGGCCATAG
- the Spata31f1 gene encoding protein SPATA31F1 has product MLSSVCFLWDICYPLCTYSSIFIIFLIAWQIRQSYQGLRLEPKKNCCQHHRKVRQRARDAASRARRLSKEEAEKPWELLSIMKSQSWLPGEENVQQFLCVDPCCQICDAATLEIQQLLESEKSQLSPALLGLPRRSSCLEMLPISSVSFEQNMKLYSGHSRQLPLASGTEPVTQLTEHLTNAGGGQQCWADHHQLGQEFHLADMPMVSESVASSRLKGPVVLVIEEKIMQSKTKPDQEGQDHHHLRSAVSLLSLNPKITNLTHAMSLHMGSALSSHLPLFSPKVRRLLELHVKKWIHFQKWGLPRRVEESMRQLLPDPTLFCQSRKNPLSSILNSSSKVTLDKIGTISHQINSFYLAGLPIQTCWVSEWSVINWKQRNHWWHQIHTYLPSHELECLNDCSPLPKAQANDSRSNLQSKYYSQLFCGLPSLHSESLDVTSLSSQGVSKNESTPKSPTDPRPSRELSLPFLPKVPHKSALPSSPTSPEGKTPCEHEGLPQITVPFLTLEECEALECHLLDRQVRLQWGPPAVFLKSWYTQSHVQCELHGKARTVKTSWPGKSSSHPTREFFLPEHARRLLEFHLQKQLIYLRWGLPQRIQRSIHLLLSSTDQLSCRSIPGDPKADGSGDRLSPRMGKGSIHMPHLFVQAKAMLKSHVDAKCGQIHEGKVPGRAWSSREGDIPGTLAAMAPFSWISQGQCPKLQAENIPDLHQKVVPWKAKSNNQERQALSGALIEHCKRPQALPQETIKKLETTLQHKYLAFLSGLPTVYCMALSRPTSPAVTIQPRGTKMMSRPVKSPPKAQTQTTSLEGSLEPCTQDSEASANTAEELQPEVQVEGRTEKIPLESQPALESPCSLNTEILERLNFHLKKKILGMQFGISEKEEYKELAVTGLKSGYMQEFLGSLSIPESTVLQEQPTSCDSPPAPDVNRAHLKKQPAAACQEQRQPSSKAVPHGSAAEGSTASQVCRNMIKAQVQMGTSGEETSPEEPFSPEPQRPVKSKYSSHAPTVTEKREEPGKPKAVGDLGKGDTGLGLSPASEKAQQDGHAEPELQHRTAQGCSQQGQSLRLEDIHLSSPQQPPELEFPDPPPEVLMEAESEHNMQGSQMEASAIPEPARMAGHPQPVFSQAFQDRPFHRPLIQGKRFQGQTWQGHGSPGRMMPASAYVGPSLLPEASLKNKMKSFLQSISPKIRGKTHTEPSMVSRPGKVAKTKENVEKALPQAKSPSKKTKTEDSRGPKGQSGSSEKSVIASFLTAPHILDSKLWPHSRRLGQPHHCPRHCPKLAYATQHRNPP; this is encoded by the exons ATGCTGAgctctgtgtgttttctgtggGACATCTGTTATCCTTTATGTACCTATAGTTCCATCTTCATCATTTTCCTAATTGCCTGGCAAATAAGACAGAGTTACCAGGGATTGAGGTTGGAACCTAAAAAGAACTGCTGCCAG CACCATCGAAAAGTCAGGCAAAGGGCTAGAGATGCAGCGTCAAGAG CCAGGAGACTTTCCAAGGAAGAAGCTGAGAAGCCATGGGAGCTGCTCTCTATCATGAAAAG CCAAAGCTGGCTCCCTGGTGAGGAAAATGTGCAGCAGTTCCTGTGTGTAGATCCCTGCTGCCAAATCTGTGATGCTGCAACTCTAGAGATTCAGCAGTTGCTGGAGAGTGAGAAAAGCCAGCTGTCCCCTGCTTTACTGGGACTGCCACGGAGGTCTTCCTGTCTGGAGATGTTGCCCATATCCAGTGTGTCTTTTGAACAGAACATGAAGCTTTACTCTGGGCACTCCAGACAGCTTCCACTGGCATCTGGAACTGAACCAGTAACACAACTAACAGAGCACTTAACTAACGCAGGTGGAGGCCAGCAATGCTGGGCTGATCACCACCAGCTAGGACAGGAATTTCATCTGGCAGACATGCCCATGGTCTCAGAGTCTGTGGCTTCCTCAAGGCTCAAGGGGCCTGTGGTTTTAGTGATTGAGGAAAAAATAATGCAAAGCAAGACAAAGCCTGACCAGGAAGGTCAAGACCACCACCACTTGAGGTCCGCTGTGTCTTTACTGTCCCTGAACCCAAAGATCACTAACTTGACACACGCTATGTCCTTGCATATGGGCTCAGCACTGTCTTCCCACCTGCCATTATTTAGTCCTAAAGTCCGCAGGCTTCTTGaactacatgtaaaaaaatggatACATTTCCAGAAATGGGGCCTTCCCAGACGTGTGGAGGAGTCCATGAGGCAGCTTCTGCCAGACCCGACATTATTTTGTCAATCCAGAAAAAATCCACTTTCCTCCATTCTGAACAGTAGTTCTAAGGTCACTTTGGACAAAATTGGGACCATTTCCCACCAGATCAATAGCTTTTATTTGGCAGGCCTGCCCATCCAGACCTGCTGGGTTTCTGAATGGTCTGTtatcaattggaaacaaagaaatcactggTGGCACCAAATCCATACCTACTTGCCCTCTCATGAACTTGAATGCCTAAATGACTGCTCTCCACTCCCCAAGGCACAAGCTAACGACTCAAGGAGCAATCTTCAGAGTAAATATTACAGCCAGTTATTCTGTGGCCTTCCATCCCTTCACAGTGAGTCCCTGGATGTCACTTCCTTAAGCTCTCAAGGTGTCTCCAAGAACGAGAGCACACCCAAGTCCCCCACAGATCCTCGACCCTCAAGGGAGCTCTCACTCCCCTTCCTGCCCAAAGTACCACATAAGTCAGCCCTGCCCTCTTCCCCAACTTCTCCAGAGGGCAAGACTCCCTGTGAGCACGAAGGACTGCCACAGATCACTGTCCCATTTCTGACTCTGGAAGAGTGTGAAGCATTGGAATGCCACCTCCTAGACAGGCAGGTCAGGCTCCAGTGGGGCCCGCCAGCTGTCTTCCTAAAAAGCTGGTACACCCAGAGCCATGTGCAGTGTGAACTGCATGGTAAAGCTAGGACCGTAAAAACTTCCTGGCCAGGGAAGTCCTCCTCACACCCAACCAGGGAATTCTTCCTCCCAGAGCATGCGCGCAGGCTGCTGGAATTCCACCTCCAGAAGCAGCTGATTTACCTGCGCTGGGGACTGCCCCAGAGAATCCAGCGATCCATTCACCTGCTCCTCTCCTCCACAGACCAGCTGTCCTGCAGAAGCATCCCAGGGGACCCAAAGGCTGATGGCTCTGGTGACAGGTTGTCACCCAGGATGGGCAAAGGGTCAATCCACATGCCGCACTTGTTTGTCCAGGCAAAGGCCATGTTGAAGAGCCATGTGGATGCCAAGTGCGGGCAGATCCATGAGGGCAAGGTCCCGGGCCGAGCCTGGAGCTCTCGGGAAGGCGACATCCCCGGAACCTTGGCAGCAATGGCTCCCTTCTCTTGGATTTCACAAGGCCAATGCCCAAAGTTACAGGCAGAAAACATCCCTGACCTGCATCAGAAAGTTGTTCCCTGGAAAGCAAAGTCCAACAACCAGGAGAGGCAGGCCTTGTCGGGTGCCCTCATTGAACACTGTAAGCGGCCCCAAGCTCTGCCCCAGGAAACCATTAAGAAACTGGAGACAACTTTACAGCATAAGTATCTGGCCTTCCTGTCAGGCCTTCCTACCGTCTACTGCATGGCTCTCTCTAGGCCCACATCCCCAGCAGTCACTATCCAACCTAGAGGCACAAAGATGATGTCCAGGCCTGTCAAAAGCCCACCAAAAGCTCAGACCCAAACTACCTCCCTTGAAGGTTCACTTGAGCCCTGCACTCAGGACAGTGAGGCCTCTGCCAACACTGCAGAAGAGTTGCAGCCTGAAGTACAGgtggaaggaaggacagagaagaTACCTCTGGAGAGCCAGCCTGCCCTGGAGAGCCCCTGCTCCTTAAACACAGAGATCTTGGAGAGATTGAATTTCCACCTCAAAAAAAAGATCCTAGGAATGCAATTTGGAATTTCTGAAAAGGAGGAGTACAAAGAGCTGGCTGTAACAGGCCTGAAGAGTGGATACATGCAGGAATTTCTTGGGAGTCTAAGCATCCCAGAAAGCACAGTGCTACAGGAACAGCCCACCTCATGTGACTCTCCTCCAGCCCCAGATGTAAACAGGGCCCACCTTAAAAAACAGCCAGCTGCTGCATGCCAGGAGCAAAGGCAGCCTAGTTCCAAAGCAGTGCCCCATGGTTCTGCTGCTGAGGGATCCACGGCCTCACAGGTCTGCAGGAATATGATCAAGGCCCAAGTTCAGATGGGGACCTCTGGGGAAGAGACCAGCCCAGAAGAACCCTTTAGCCCTGAGCCCCAAAGGCCTGTCAAGAGCAAGTACTCATCCCAtgcccccacagtgacagagaagagggaagaaccagggaaACCCAAGGCAGTGGGGGACCTTGGAAAAGGGGACACAGGTCTCGGGCTTTCCCCAGCCAGTGAGAAAGCACAGCAGGATGGACATGCGGAGCCAGAGTTGCAGCACAGGACAGCCCAAGGCTGCTCGCAACAGGGTCAGAGCTTGCGTCTGGAGGACAtccatctgtccagcccccagCAGCCCCCTGAGCTGGAGTTCCCAGATCCACCTCCAGAAGTCCTTATGGAGGCAGAATCTGAGCACAACATGCAAGGCAGTCAAATGGAGGCAAGTGCCATCCCGGAACCTGCAAGGATGGCTGGGCACCCCCAGCCTGTGTTCTCCCAGGCCTTCCAGGACAGGCCTTTCCACCGCCCACTAATCCAGGGAAAGCGTTTTCAGGGCCAAACCTGGCAAGGTCACGGTTCGCCAGGGCGGATGATGCCAGCATCTGCTTACGTTGGTCCCAGCCTTCTTCCAGAGGCTAGCTTGAAAAATAAGATGAAATCCTTTCTTCAATCTATTAGCCCCAAGATAAGAGGCAAAACTCACACAGAGCCATCCATGGTCTCTAGGCCTGGAAAAGTGgccaaaaccaaagaaaatgttgaaaagGCTCTGCCTCAAGCCAAAAGCCCCAGCAAGAAAACTAAGACAGAGGACTCCAGAGGGCCCAAGGGCCAATCTGGGTCCTCGGAGAAGTCAGTGATCGCGTCCTTCTTAACCGCTCCCCATATTCTAGACAGTAAGCTCTGGCCACACTCCCGACGGCTTGGCCAGCCCCACCACTGTCCCCGACACTGCCCTAAACTGGCTTATGCCACTCAACACAGAAACCCACCCTAG